The following are encoded together in the Phycisphaerae bacterium genome:
- a CDS encoding cytochrome ubiquinol oxidase subunit I, with translation MDVIWLSRVQFALTIMFHYLFPPLTIGLGAMLVILEGAWLKTGDAGYKSAAQFWTKIFALNFAMGVVTGIVMEFQFGTNWATYSRYVGDVFGSALAAEGIFAFFLESGFLAVLVFGWDRVSPRMHFFSALMVALGSIFSSIWIVVANSWQQTPAGFHLVEQTIGGRTQIRAEITDFWAVVFNPSTVERLVHVWIGAFILGAFFVTSITAYYILRKRHETFARRSFAAALGVTLVASLAALVSGHSQARNVYHTQPAKMAAFEGHFQTARGVPLYLFGFPDEQTQQVRAGLKIPGMLSFLMHNDAKAEVTGLDRFPRDEWPPVAASFHCYHIMVALGMFFIGITVLAAVLWWRGTLFNKKWLMWVFVFAVIGPYIANELGWAAAEIGRQPWIVYGLLKTADAASPSVGAAEVLGSIVMFSLIYLILFGIWLYLLNAKIKAGPEEAAGDTADGKGFFDTAARFAGHEKGVSMTESEPGRSVDTGGRE, from the coding sequence ATGGACGTCATCTGGCTATCTCGTGTCCAATTCGCCCTGACGATCATGTTTCACTATCTCTTCCCGCCCCTGACCATCGGGCTGGGAGCGATGCTGGTCATTCTCGAAGGAGCGTGGCTCAAGACGGGGGATGCCGGCTACAAGTCCGCGGCCCAATTCTGGACGAAGATCTTCGCTCTCAATTTCGCGATGGGCGTGGTCACCGGCATTGTCATGGAGTTTCAGTTCGGAACCAACTGGGCGACATACTCGCGTTATGTCGGCGATGTCTTTGGGTCCGCTCTGGCCGCTGAGGGCATTTTCGCGTTCTTCCTCGAATCCGGTTTCCTCGCCGTCCTGGTGTTCGGCTGGGATCGCGTCTCGCCGCGGATGCATTTCTTCTCCGCGCTCATGGTGGCGCTGGGCTCGATCTTCTCCTCCATTTGGATCGTCGTCGCCAATTCCTGGCAGCAGACCCCCGCCGGGTTTCACCTCGTCGAACAGACCATCGGCGGCCGGACACAGATCCGCGCCGAAATCACGGATTTCTGGGCCGTCGTTTTCAATCCCTCGACCGTTGAACGACTGGTCCACGTGTGGATTGGCGCGTTTATCCTTGGTGCTTTCTTCGTAACGAGCATCACGGCGTATTACATCCTCAGGAAACGCCACGAGACGTTTGCCCGTCGATCCTTTGCCGCTGCCCTGGGCGTGACCCTCGTTGCGTCTCTGGCAGCTCTGGTTTCGGGCCATTCCCAAGCCAGGAACGTGTATCACACTCAACCCGCCAAGATGGCCGCATTCGAGGGGCATTTCCAGACCGCCAGGGGAGTCCCGCTCTATCTGTTTGGTTTCCCGGATGAGCAGACGCAGCAGGTGCGTGCGGGTCTCAAGATCCCCGGCATGCTGAGCTTCCTCATGCACAACGATGCCAAAGCCGAGGTGACCGGCCTGGACCGATTCCCCAGAGACGAATGGCCGCCGGTGGCCGCGTCGTTCCACTGCTACCATATCATGGTCGCCCTTGGCATGTTCTTCATCGGCATCACCGTGTTGGCGGCCGTCCTGTGGTGGCGAGGGACGCTGTTCAACAAGAAGTGGCTGATGTGGGTTTTCGTGTTCGCCGTCATCGGGCCGTACATCGCGAATGAGCTGGGCTGGGCAGCTGCCGAAATCGGCCGGCAACCCTGGATCGTGTACGGACTGCTCAAGACGGCCGACGCGGCCTCCCCCTCGGTTGGTGCCGCTGAAGTACTTGGGTCAATCGTCATGTTCAGCCTGATCTACCTGATCCTGTTCGGCATCTGGCTGTATCTGCTCAATGCCAAGATCAAAGCCGGCCCGGAGGAGGCGGCAGGTGACACGGCCGACGGCAAGGGCTTCTTCGACACGGCCGCACGGTTCGCCGGGCACGAAAAAGGCGTATCGATGACCGAGTCTGAGCCAGGACGCTCCGTAGATACCGGAGGCCGGGAATAA